A window of the Helianthus annuus cultivar XRQ/B chromosome 4, HanXRQr2.0-SUNRISE, whole genome shotgun sequence genome harbors these coding sequences:
- the LOC110873020 gene encoding serine/threonine-protein kinase PEPKR2 yields MRKKRKGGSDLLVTDNDMEIVGSTGDSESLISYLKCHYSLEDYVRLKKRCCKEDVVCGGDDVVDGSCKNRLAGIAATAPPCATSSSLLSGRGIKRKIGCIDVATQTGRKNKISEDYEKGDTIGKGKFGSVWLCRCRVTGVEFACKTLVKGEETVHREVEIMQHLSGHPGVVTLNVVYEDAECFHLVMELCSGGRLIDQMMEEGRYSEQRAANIFKELMMVVKYCHDMGVVHRDLKPENILLTTSGKIKLADFGLAVRITNGQSLAGLAGSPAYVAPEVLTGNYSEKVDVWSAGILLHVLLVGVLPFQGATLEDVFEAIKTVELNFHTGVWESVSKPARDLLERILTRNVDSRVTADEVLSHPWIIFYTERTIRSLSFKSKLKHQAGQSSQTSVAELTHQLTVNGGSLTKYSLPLSTSTSLSHDNSEELDDSGLVDALAVAISNVRISEPKRSRLCVPSSPIREQCSSTTNLCRAC; encoded by the exons atgaggaagaagagaaaaGGGGGTAGTGACTTATTAGTTACCGACAATGATATGGAGATTGTGGGATCGACTGGCGATTCGGAGTCATTGATATCGTATCTCAAGTGTCATTACTCGTTAGAAGATTACGTTAGGTTGAAAAAAAGGTGTTGTAAGGAAGACGTAGTTTGTGGTGGTGACGATGTTGTTGACGGATCATGTAAGAACAGACTTGCCGGTATTGCCGCCACAGCTCCGCCCTGTGCGACGTCGTCGTCGCTTTTATCCGGGAGAGGGATTAAGAGGAAGATCGGGTGCATCGACGTAGCGACGCAAACGGGAAGGAAAAATAAGATATCGGAGGATTACGAAAAGGGTGATACGATTGGTAAGGGTAAGTTCGGGTCCGTTTGGTTGTGTCGGTGCAGGGTTACTGGCGTCGAGTTTGCGTGTAAAACGTTGGTGAAAGGGGAGGAGACGGTGCATAGGGAGGTTGAGATAATGCAGCATTTATCGGGGCATCCGGGGGTGGTGACGTTGAACGTGGTGTACGAGGATGCAGAATGTTTTCATTTGGTGATGGAGTTGTGTTCGGGCGGAAGGTTGATTGATCAGATGATGGAAGAAGGTCGGTATTCTGAACAACGAGCTGCTAATATATTTAAGGAGTTGATGATGGTTGTTAAATATTGTCATGACATGGGTGTCGTCCATCGGGATTTGAAGCCGGAGAATATTCTTTTAACAACGTCCGGGAAAATTAAGCTTGCGGATTTTGGCTTGGCTGTGAGGATCACAAATG GTCAGAGCTTAGCTGGACTGGCGGGAAGCCCGGCTTATGTAGCCCCAGAAGTGTTAACGGGAAACTACTCGGAGAAAGTGGATGTTTGGAGTGCTGGTATTCTTTTACATGTTCTTTTGGTTGGTGTTTTGCCATTTCAAGGAGCCACATTGGAGGATGTTTTTGAGGCGATTAAGACTGTGGAACTCAATTTTCACACTGGAGTATGGGAATCCGTGTCCAAACCTGCTCGTGATTTGCTTGAACGCATTCTTACAAGGAATGTCGATTCTAGAGTAACAGCTGATGAAGTATTAA GCCATCCATGGATTATATTCTACACAGAACGCACCATAAGGTCTCTATCATTCAAGTCAAAGTTAAAACATCAAGCCGGACAATCTTCACAGACGTCTGTAGCTGAGTTGACTCATCAGTTGACCGTCAATGGCGGTTCATTAACTAAATACTCACTTCCATTATCAACATCAACAAGTTTAAGCCATGATAATTCAGAAGAGCTGGATGATTCAGGTTTAGTTGATGCACTTGCTGTTGCAATATCTAATGTGAGGATTTCGGAACCAAAAAGGAGCAGGTTATGTGTACCTAGCAGTCCCATTCGAGAGCAGTGTTCCTCAACTACTAACCTTTGCAGAGCATGTTGA
- the LOC110873021 gene encoding bet1-like protein At4g14600, which produces MASSSNRGGGYYGAAPYRSRDGLSTRQGTGSDEIQLRIDPMHGDLDDEISGLRKQVRQLRNVASEIETEAKFQNEFINQLQMTLIKAQAGVKNNMRRLNKSIVQSGSSHVLHVVLFALFCLFLVYLWSKFSRR; this is translated from the exons ATGGCGTCCAGTTCAAACAGAGGTGGCGGCTACTATGGTGCTGCTCCATATAGATCAAG AGATGGGCTTAGCACCAGACAAGGAACCGGTTCTGATGAAATCCAACTGCGCATTGATCCAATGCATGGTGATCTGGATGATGAGATCAGTGGCCTCCGAAAGCAAGTTAGGCAGTTAAGGAAT GTAGCATCAGAGATCGAAACGGAGGCCAAATTTCAGAATGAGTTTATTAATCAGCTG CAAATGACACTTATAAAAGCTCAAGCAGGAGTGAAGAACAACATGAGGAGACTAAACAAGAGCATCGTCCAGTCTGGTTCAAGTCATGTTCTGCATGTGGTCTTATTTGCCCTATTTTGTCTCTTCCTGGTTTACTTGTGGTCCAAGTTTTCAAGAAGATGA